The Kineothrix sp. MB12-C1 genome includes a window with the following:
- a CDS encoding MerR family transcriptional regulator, whose product MESVLMRIGEVAAFFNVSVKAMRIYEKMGILKPVKVDEKTGYRYYSADQIKQLDALLELRELGFSLAEIRDLLENGITQEQYMEVLVHKKVMWQEKMSQAQDRIDTIDEVIEKLVNSKPPVKLHELTEAERAHLLSRLACLDVNLHELHGRNILSEALWL is encoded by the coding sequence ATGGAGTCAGTTTTGATGCGAATCGGTGAGGTTGCTGCATTTTTCAATGTGTCGGTCAAGGCGATGCGTATATATGAAAAAATGGGCATCTTGAAACCGGTAAAAGTCGATGAAAAGACTGGCTACCGTTATTATAGCGCCGACCAAATAAAACAGCTCGATGCCCTTTTGGAGCTTCGAGAACTCGGCTTTTCTCTTGCGGAGATAAGGGACTTATTGGAAAATGGCATAACGCAAGAGCAATACATGGAGGTGCTTGTTCATAAAAAAGTCATGTGGCAGGAAAAAATGTCGCAGGCTCAAGATAGAATTGATACCATTGACGAAGTTATTGAGAAACTGGTAAATTCAAAACCTCCGGTAAAACTGCATGAGTTGACAGAGGCGGAACGCGCGCATTTATTAAGTCGGTTAGCTTGCTTAGATGTCAATTTACATGAGTTACATGGGCGTAATATACTCAGCGAAGCATTGTGGTTATAA
- a CDS encoding GntR family transcriptional regulator, translated as MNTYPYIEIACTLKYRILNGSYQPGQQLPSIRIIAAQEKCNTATAQHATISPILSKQTALTLPLGHSLYYLQGRRTIWHCLFR; from the coding sequence ATGAATACTTATCCATACATAGAAATTGCGTGTACACTAAAATACCGCATTCTAAATGGAAGCTACCAGCCCGGACAACAGCTTCCCTCTATCCGAATAATCGCCGCACAGGAAAAATGCAATACTGCAACAGCCCAGCATGCAACAATAAGCCCAATTTTATCAAAACAAACAGCCTTGACTCTGCCCTTGGGACACAGTTTATACTATCTTCAAGGGAGGAGAACTATATGGCATTGCTTGTTCAGATAG
- a CDS encoding 50S ribosomal protein L25: MNTILAQKRDVTAKPKQLRRSGIIPCIICGAELKESLSVQIDQSTARQLLRTKRNGSKVNIQTEGKTYPTLIKDLEYNGMNDEILHISFQVLDAKKKFNSVADIVLINKEKVSGVLEQMQLQVPHAAEPEYLLDTVTVDLENIPTGTTLTIGDIPEFQSDKIELQADAGSIVLRISDKKRAGVKTE, from the coding sequence ATGAATACTATTTTGGCGCAGAAGCGCGACGTAACTGCAAAGCCTAAACAATTGAGACGTTCAGGAATTATACCGTGCATCATTTGTGGTGCGGAATTGAAGGAATCGCTCTCCGTCCAAATCGACCAGAGTACGGCCAGGCAACTTTTGCGAACCAAGCGTAACGGAAGCAAGGTGAATATACAGACAGAAGGAAAAACCTATCCGACGCTAATTAAGGATTTGGAATATAACGGCATGAATGACGAAATACTCCATATCAGTTTCCAAGTGTTGGATGCCAAGAAAAAATTCAATAGCGTTGCTGATATTGTGCTCATAAACAAGGAAAAAGTGTCCGGAGTTCTGGAGCAGATGCAACTGCAGGTTCCTCACGCCGCTGAGCCGGAATATCTGCTCGATACCGTTACAGTCGATCTTGAAAATATACCGACTGGGACAACACTTACAATTGGAGATATCCCGGAATTTCAAAGCGATAAAATTGAACTACAGGCCGATGCGGGTAGTATTGTTCTGCGCATAAGTGATAAAAAACGTGCCGGGGTGAAAACAGAGTAA
- a CDS encoding ABC transporter ATP-binding protein — MLEIKNFTKIYQEKKKAVDNLSLSIEPGDIYGFIGANGAGKTTTLKAVAGIHDFDGGSIRIDGHSIETEPLICKRMLAYIPDNPDLYEHLTGHQYINFIADLFEVPFSERMEKIKKYGDLFEMTNHLGSIISSYSHGMKQRTAIISALVHSPKLLILDEPFVGLDPKATFILKQVMQECISDGGAIFFSTHVLDVAEKLCNKIAIIKNGKLIASGMTEEVKGNQSLEAFFMEVQDT; from the coding sequence ATGTTAGAAATTAAGAACTTCACAAAAATCTATCAAGAAAAGAAGAAGGCTGTGGATAATTTATCTCTTTCCATAGAGCCGGGAGATATCTATGGTTTTATCGGAGCCAACGGTGCCGGAAAAACAACAACCTTAAAAGCAGTGGCCGGCATTCATGATTTTGACGGCGGCAGTATTCGCATTGACGGTCATTCCATAGAAACAGAACCTCTTATCTGCAAAAGAATGTTGGCATACATTCCTGATAATCCTGATTTATATGAGCATTTAACCGGACATCAATATATCAATTTTATCGCCGATTTATTCGAGGTACCCTTTTCTGAACGTATGGAAAAAATAAAAAAATATGGAGACTTATTCGAAATGACCAACCATCTCGGAAGTATCATTTCCTCCTATTCTCATGGAATGAAACAGCGTACAGCCATTATCTCAGCATTGGTACATTCTCCTAAGTTGCTGATTCTGGACGAACCATTCGTAGGTCTTGACCCCAAGGCAACATTTATATTGAAACAAGTAATGCAAGAATGTATTTCTGACGGTGGTGCCATTTTCTTTTCTACGCATGTACTTGACGTAGCAGAGAAGCTATGTAACAAGATTGCAATTATAAAAAACGGAAAACTGATTGCAAGCGGAATGACTGAGGAAGTCAAAGGAAATCAATCCTTAGAAGCTTTCTTCATGGAGGTACAAGATACATGA
- a CDS encoding DUF6530 family protein: MNEKIVMTADNYDRIDGRNAYRSDIKKLTLGTPVLAENQNMQIAAQIWKENIDGQQEIYIELPIHQIFDLMIFLSRTLLHFREAYRLPLLYDPQQPTIERIGIQGEAMPVTICTDNPNINEDIQAFSQALNDLGELSGERLRVLTRILEEMEYY; the protein is encoded by the coding sequence ATGAACGAAAAAATTGTAATGACAGCCGATAATTATGACCGTATCGATGGCAGGAATGCCTATCGGTCCGATATAAAAAAACTGACTTTGGGTACTCCTGTGCTTGCCGAAAATCAGAACATGCAGATAGCCGCTCAAATATGGAAGGAAAACATCGATGGTCAGCAGGAAATATATATAGAACTTCCCATTCATCAAATATTTGATCTGATGATATTTTTAAGCCGAACGCTCTTACACTTTCGCGAGGCCTATCGGCTTCCTCTGTTGTATGACCCGCAACAACCGACGATAGAGCGCATCGGTATACAGGGTGAGGCAATGCCTGTTACTATTTGTACCGACAATCCAAATATAAATGAGGATATTCAGGCATTTTCGCAAGCGCTGAATGACCTTGGCGAATTAAGCGGTGAACGCCTGCGCGTGCTTACACGTATTTTAGAAGAAATGGAGTATTATTAA
- a CDS encoding alpha/beta fold hydrolase: MKVYRNAAAQRNILNTYDKLLAMWDLEKEERDISTTYGTTHVIVCGNEDKPPLVLFHGVGDDSALMWLYNAKALARHFSIYAIDTIGGPGKSCPNENYNKNFDNTQWIDEVLAGLKLDKVFVAGVSNGAYLTQYYGLHRPDRVIKMVCMAGSVPVGSSGPMKTMMKIFLPEALFPTKRNTIKLLLKLSGKNSGVFIENPVVLEHYRSLLKGFNNMAMRWHKIKPFSEEEVETIREKTLFLVGEADPFARLGGKEKLLQYKMNARFFPEVGHGINHEIAEEVNGILIDSLLS; this comes from the coding sequence ATGAAGGTTTATAGAAATGCTGCTGCACAGAGGAATATCCTCAATACATACGATAAATTACTTGCCATGTGGGATTTGGAAAAGGAAGAAAGGGATATTTCGACAACTTACGGAACTACGCATGTGATTGTATGCGGAAATGAAGATAAGCCGCCTCTTGTTCTTTTTCACGGAGTGGGGGATGATTCTGCATTGATGTGGCTGTACAATGCCAAGGCACTGGCACGTCATTTTAGTATTTATGCGATTGATACAATCGGGGGACCGGGCAAGAGCTGTCCGAATGAAAATTATAATAAAAATTTTGATAATACACAATGGATCGATGAGGTACTGGCAGGTCTTAAGCTCGATAAGGTATTTGTGGCAGGCGTATCTAATGGTGCTTACCTGACTCAGTACTATGGGCTTCATCGTCCGGATAGAGTAATAAAAATGGTATGCATGGCCGGTTCTGTTCCGGTTGGCAGTTCCGGTCCTATGAAAACGATGATGAAGATCTTTTTACCGGAAGCGTTGTTCCCGACAAAACGTAATACTATAAAACTACTATTAAAATTAAGCGGAAAAAACAGCGGGGTATTTATCGAAAACCCGGTTGTTTTGGAGCATTACCGCTCTTTGCTTAAGGGCTTTAACAATATGGCGATGCGCTGGCATAAGATAAAGCCTTTTAGCGAGGAAGAGGTGGAAACAATTCGAGAAAAGACATTATTTTTAGTAGGGGAGGCAGATCCCTTTGCCCGATTGGGAGGTAAGGAAAAACTGCTGCAATACAAAATGAACGCACGATTTTTCCCTGAAGTTGGCCATGGAATAAATCATGAAATAGCGGAGGAAGTTAATGGGATTTTGATTGACAGTCTGTTGTCATAA
- a CDS encoding TetR/AcrR family transcriptional regulator codes for MRDVKDPKVRKAEIMEAALFLFAQKGYLNTTTQDIIDKVKISRGLLYYHFKNKEDILYCLVERYSEPLLQKLSTIAYEPNRSAMEKIKSFMEVTIISPDTITSEMIELQKTVDLEQNRYLMDRFSHNFTNKLIIYFTHIIEQGISEKAFHVGYPSETAAFLITGYVFVSNEIKTLPIDIEKSKAYIIAFQTLLARTLGADISFLPTESMKINIDFLNT; via the coding sequence ATGCGAGATGTAAAAGACCCAAAGGTACGCAAGGCTGAGATTATGGAAGCGGCATTGTTTCTATTTGCACAGAAAGGTTATTTGAACACTACCACCCAAGATATCATCGATAAAGTGAAGATATCCCGAGGCCTGCTGTACTACCATTTCAAAAATAAAGAAGATATACTCTATTGCCTGGTAGAACGCTATTCAGAACCGCTATTACAGAAACTTTCGACGATAGCTTATGAGCCGAATCGATCGGCAATGGAGAAAATAAAGTCTTTTATGGAGGTTACAATCATTTCACCGGATACTATCACAAGCGAAATGATCGAGCTGCAAAAGACCGTCGACTTGGAGCAAAATCGTTATTTGATGGATCGTTTCTCCCATAATTTCACAAACAAGTTAATCATATACTTTACCCATATTATCGAACAAGGTATCTCAGAAAAAGCATTTCACGTGGGCTATCCGTCAGAAACAGCCGCTTTCCTTATCACCGGATATGTGTTCGTTTCCAACGAGATTAAGACCTTACCTATAGATATAGAAAAATCAAAAGCCTATATTATCGCTTTCCAAACGCTATTGGCACGGACATTGGGAGCTGATATCTCTTTTTTACCAACTGAGTCAATGAAAATAAATATCGATTTTCTCAACACATAA
- a CDS encoding TetR/AcrR family transcriptional regulator produces MMPRNLEKNAFVRESRRQQILEAALSVYIRAGYHGTNMDDVAEAAKLAKGLVYYYYRTKKELFTELYTWMFREGFLFSDALLEASKDMDPVEQLMYYAYGMFGANKEKPLMMQFYMRAPFDAFAVFGTEKWEEGAVKSDIHRRSLADIIERGVRQGVIPHTNPSSAANSFWSVFVANVFEYSKLIMGEQGALENEADTFRAVVRFCFQGLGVEYDLWNCCLEKVIADNRKGEPTYEGL; encoded by the coding sequence ATGATGCCAAGGAACTTGGAGAAGAATGCTTTTGTACGAGAGAGCAGAAGGCAGCAAATACTCGAGGCGGCACTTTCCGTATATATTCGTGCTGGATATCACGGTACAAATATGGATGATGTAGCGGAGGCAGCAAAGCTGGCAAAGGGGTTGGTCTATTACTATTACAGGACTAAAAAAGAATTATTTACCGAACTTTATACATGGATGTTTCGTGAAGGATTTTTGTTCTCCGATGCCTTGCTGGAGGCGTCAAAGGATATGGATCCGGTAGAACAGCTCATGTATTACGCTTACGGTATGTTTGGGGCAAATAAGGAAAAGCCGCTTATGATGCAATTCTATATGCGTGCTCCTTTTGATGCATTTGCTGTGTTTGGAACGGAAAAGTGGGAGGAAGGGGCTGTAAAATCTGATATTCACAGAAGATCGTTGGCAGATATAATAGAAAGGGGAGTAAGGCAGGGAGTTATTCCTCATACCAACCCAAGCAGTGCGGCTAACAGCTTTTGGTCTGTGTTTGTTGCAAATGTTTTTGAATATTCTAAGTTAATTATGGGAGAGCAAGGGGCGTTGGAAAATGAAGCGGATACTTTTAGAGCGGTTGTTCGTTTTTGTTTCCAGGGTTTGGGTGTTGAATACGATCTTTGGAACTGCTGCTTGGAAAAGGTCATTGCTGATAATCGGAAAGGGGAACCGACTTATGAAGGTTTATAG
- a CDS encoding ABC transporter transmembrane domain-containing protein, which yields MIPLAEGALATETIVLAIIAMVAMCLSSLLKTYLSGYACEILTHDLRIGYARYFSLLPISEIERLNAGEQLSKLQNEIADVSGYLNNNLFQLINDGISFITTLGWLLILNTKLTLAVNLPVLVIMIYVFYSSKIISNATEHSQQAKGRMNKYADTLLTLFPIIRLYDATQMILRNYNNEVTEWERQTIRIERLRARLMSLSGFLSNIPLMLLFLVGGGKSTLLKLVSGLYDVPDGRIIIGESQTSPERRKHVA from the coding sequence TTGATACCATTAGCGGAGGGGGCACTAGCGACAGAGACAATCGTATTAGCGATTATTGCGATGGTCGCCATGTGCCTTTCCAGTTTGCTGAAAACATATCTTTCCGGCTATGCTTGCGAGATTCTCACTCATGACTTGCGGATAGGTTATGCCCGATATTTTTCATTATTACCTATATCTGAAATTGAACGACTCAATGCCGGAGAGCAGCTATCAAAACTACAAAACGAGATTGCAGATGTTTCGGGATACTTAAACAATAATTTATTTCAGTTGATAAATGATGGAATAAGTTTCATTACTACGCTCGGCTGGCTGCTAATTCTGAATACAAAGCTGACACTGGCAGTAAACTTACCAGTGCTTGTCATTATGATATATGTATTCTACTCCAGCAAAATCATTAGCAATGCCACTGAGCATAGTCAGCAAGCCAAAGGGCGAATGAATAAATACGCCGATACCCTACTGACATTATTTCCGATAATCCGGCTTTACGATGCAACGCAAATGATACTCAGGAATTACAATAACGAGGTTACCGAATGGGAACGTCAGACCATTCGAATTGAAAGATTGCGGGCACGGCTGATGTCATTATCAGGGTTTTTAAGTAATATTCCGCTTATGTTGTTGTTTCTCGTTGGCGGCGGCAAAAGCACCTTGTTAAAATTGGTAAGCGGGCTTTACGATGTACCGGATGGCAGGATAATAATCGGTGAATCTCAGACATCCCCAGAAAGACGCAAGCATGTTGCCTGA
- a CDS encoding sensor histidine kinase, protein MNRTSIKTKVTLWYTTLIVVIVALMMLFIFFISKGLEETSTKNVLVGVIEDRLDKIYYKNGELKIDNDFDSFYLQVYLSVYNKDMQKVYGELPENLKSPRGFTDNTVSTINNGNSKWYVYDRCISFEEYGDVWIRGITAISDSESALITMLSIAGVMLPFQVVVVSLGGYFITRQAFKPVRQINEAAERIGGGRDLSQRIQVGEGKDEIYTLVKTFNDMIGRLEQSFESEKQFTLDVSHELRTPVSAIVSQSEYALENAKTMEEAKDALSVVLAQARKISGLISHLLMFSRIDMGHKMLTLELLNLSELTEMVAEEQYEAANEKGIEIQTNITSGLYVQADETMILRMLINLVSNAVTYGKPGGHILIGLEKDGNKIVGSIADDGIGIAEEHLNRIWERFYQINPSRTSAKSGGVGLGLSMVKWIVEAHSGSISVNSKPGEGSTFTFMLSLAD, encoded by the coding sequence ATGAATAGGACTTCAATTAAAACGAAAGTGACTCTCTGGTATACCACCTTGATAGTCGTAATCGTTGCGCTTATGATGTTGTTTATATTTTTCATTAGCAAAGGTCTTGAGGAGACCTCGACGAAAAACGTTCTCGTTGGGGTGATTGAGGATAGACTTGATAAAATTTACTACAAAAACGGAGAATTGAAGATTGATAATGACTTTGACTCCTTCTATCTCCAAGTATACTTATCCGTATATAACAAGGATATGCAGAAAGTATACGGAGAATTGCCGGAAAACCTTAAGAGTCCCCGGGGCTTCACAGATAATACGGTGAGTACGATAAATAACGGTAACTCCAAGTGGTATGTGTATGATCGCTGTATTTCCTTTGAGGAGTACGGTGATGTATGGATACGGGGAATTACGGCTATCTCCGATTCTGAAAGTGCGTTGATTACAATGCTTTCCATTGCAGGAGTTATGTTGCCGTTTCAGGTTGTCGTTGTCTCATTGGGAGGATACTTTATTACAAGGCAGGCGTTTAAGCCCGTAAGGCAGATTAACGAGGCGGCGGAGCGTATTGGGGGAGGCCGGGACCTTTCACAGAGAATTCAAGTCGGAGAGGGCAAGGATGAAATATATACCCTGGTAAAAACTTTTAACGATATGATTGGGCGCCTGGAACAATCGTTTGAAAGCGAGAAGCAATTTACCTTAGATGTTTCCCACGAGTTGAGAACGCCTGTCTCGGCGATTGTATCGCAGAGCGAATATGCTTTGGAGAATGCAAAAACGATGGAAGAGGCGAAAGATGCGCTTTCGGTTGTGCTGGCACAAGCGCGCAAGATATCAGGATTGATTTCCCATCTCTTGATGTTTTCCAGAATTGATATGGGACATAAGATGCTGACTTTAGAGCTGCTCAATTTGAGTGAGCTTACCGAGATGGTCGCGGAGGAACAGTATGAAGCAGCAAATGAAAAAGGAATTGAAATTCAAACGAATATCACATCCGGATTATATGTGCAGGCTGATGAAACGATGATACTTCGGATGCTCATTAACCTCGTATCGAATGCCGTTACATATGGTAAACCGGGTGGACATATCCTAATTGGACTTGAAAAAGACGGAAACAAAATTGTCGGTTCTATTGCCGATGATGGAATTGGGATAGCTGAGGAACATCTCAATCGCATCTGGGAGCGTTTTTATCAAATAAATCCATCGAGAACGTCAGCAAAGTCGGGTGGAGTAGGTCTTGGGCTTTCTATGGTCAAATGGATAGTGGAAGCCCACAGCGGCAGTATCTCGGTTAACAGCAAACCCGGAGAAGGCAGTACATTTACCTTCATGCTTTCGCTTGCCGATTGA
- a CDS encoding putative ABC transporter permease subunit, with amino-acid sequence MNRTWLLLRIQIINTLPINEIREPGNKKKNTAILMGIGMITIALLLFSYNILTAQALAQTGAQKLIPAYMAAISSFAIIILTMFRSNDILFGSRDIEMLFSLPIKFGEIISSKFLFLYLLNFIVSFIFMVPGGIIWIINTDMDISRFTLYYITIFFVPLLPMCIASFIGILITLVTSRLKNRNIISLILSFAAIGLIGYISAYSSQEGSDISILSTMLAQQITRIYPPSKLFLEHLGFSALAGMGTFILLSFMVFYLFVKITASRYLLFRTLATTSSQYVIRKGTAKAHSPFIALYRKELGRFFNSYTTVLNTGFGVIFLCIFSIFLLVVPLQQLGNYVGVANINEFLADYAPVVIASMLSLSCPAASSISLEGRNIWILQSSPISTKMILNSKLAVTLTLHAFGYLFAVPAIILQVDMNFIQFISLLLVPICYSLFTVTLGISLNKKYPNYEWDNEVTVVKQSMPAMISSIFAMIAIGIPVLLHLLLAFPLLPTLLGTATILIIAAGIMHHKACMASYL; translated from the coding sequence ATGAACAGAACATGGTTACTTCTCCGGATACAAATAATAAACACTCTTCCTATTAATGAAATCCGCGAACCGGGAAATAAGAAGAAAAATACCGCAATTCTTATGGGGATCGGCATGATAACAATTGCACTCCTGCTTTTTTCCTACAATATCCTTACCGCTCAAGCCTTGGCACAGACCGGCGCGCAGAAGTTGATACCTGCTTATATGGCAGCAATATCCAGTTTCGCCATTATAATTCTGACGATGTTTCGTTCCAACGATATATTATTCGGAAGCCGTGATATAGAGATGCTTTTCTCCTTGCCCATCAAGTTCGGAGAAATCATTAGCAGTAAGTTTTTATTCCTATATTTACTGAACTTTATAGTAAGCTTCATTTTCATGGTTCCGGGCGGAATTATCTGGATTATAAATACCGATATGGATATTTCTCGATTTACACTTTATTATATAACCATTTTCTTTGTACCTTTGCTACCTATGTGCATAGCATCCTTCATCGGTATCCTTATCACGCTGGTCACTTCCCGCCTTAAAAACAGGAACATTATTTCCCTGATACTTTCGTTTGCAGCCATCGGATTAATCGGATATATCAGCGCATACAGTTCACAGGAGGGGAGCGATATTTCCATTCTTAGCACAATGCTGGCTCAGCAAATTACCAGGATCTATCCGCCCTCCAAACTGTTTCTGGAGCACCTTGGTTTTTCTGCCTTGGCGGGTATGGGAACTTTTATTCTTCTATCTTTCATGGTCTTTTATTTATTTGTAAAAATAACAGCATCAAGATATCTCTTATTTCGTACCTTGGCAACCACATCCTCCCAATATGTTATACGTAAAGGAACTGCAAAAGCACATTCCCCGTTCATCGCTCTCTACCGAAAAGAGCTGGGGCGATTCTTCAATTCCTATACAACCGTTTTGAATACCGGATTCGGAGTGATATTCTTATGTATTTTTAGCATTTTTCTATTGGTTGTTCCTTTACAGCAGTTAGGTAACTATGTGGGAGTTGCAAATATTAATGAATTTCTTGCTGATTATGCCCCGGTGGTCATCGCCTCCATGCTCTCTTTAAGCTGCCCTGCGGCATCTTCCATCTCCTTGGAGGGCAGGAATATTTGGATACTCCAAAGCTCCCCAATCTCTACCAAAATGATTCTAAACAGTAAGCTTGCAGTGACTCTGACACTACATGCCTTCGGCTATCTTTTTGCCGTACCTGCCATTATCCTTCAAGTGGATATGAACTTCATACAATTTATCAGCCTTTTGCTCGTCCCTATCTGCTACTCTCTCTTCACCGTCACGCTCGGTATTTCTCTAAACAAGAAATACCCCAATTATGAATGGGACAACGAGGTGACCGTTGTAAAGCAGAGCATGCCTGCCATGATATCCAGTATCTTCGCAATGATCGCTATAGGAATTCCCGTATTGCTTCACCTGCTCCTGGCATTCCCCCTTTTACCGACACTCTTAGGAACGGCAACTATTTTAATAATAGCTGCAGGCATTATGCATCATAAAGCTTGTATGGCAAGTTATCTTTGA
- a CDS encoding AAA family ATPase has product MKSSTGLSPYRQLTKEEEKLVWEKPLSHIESEAENRIYAEVKRNWHSKEMKITNILLEGDAGSGKTQLAKALSADFGLPYTKITCFADMDKSDVLGSILPVLSEDGHSAQEVCYEFYPSEIVNAYENGWLLEIQEPTVIRDAAVLMALNSALEPDGSINLPNRIVHRHPDFIAIITTNRGYNGCRPLNEALRDRIHHTEKMDLPPKAVMMERAIAKTGYSKEDILSLLADMIITLDETAKANAIKGVAGMRSYLFWVDAVANGASLRSSMYYKVIYKITTAPDEISILEQALLSKGLLEQLEQIEAAQSLGQKKQSSDAIELHLSEDGHFYGNEEEISEDSDALRLRKSKDSDSHSDQISDSTIEETKSSDNNENGTPLYHELDGRIPTEQQKQEFRKKINREARESIKNSIHQQIKLIVHRPEVTEENRKTYQKQASALAPIIRELIQKTRPLLEHETATEFSSGQLYGTNFCANRIAMQDFRYFARKRPPEDDPSLAVALRIDESASMSAFGRLDAAKQAAIALYEFCYGCGIPVMIYGDTADRSRMEQMSLYSYVDFNSNNPDDKYSLVSIQGRSNNRDGMAIRIIADRLMTAPEKTKLFISISDGQPKAMPDYTGDLAVTDMKKTLQEYRRKDIHFLAAAIGQDKEIISDIYGKENVLDITDLKQLPARLIQIIARYL; this is encoded by the coding sequence ATGAAGAGTTCTACGGGTTTGTCCCCCTATCGACAACTTACGAAAGAAGAGGAAAAGCTTGTTTGGGAAAAGCCCCTCTCCCATATAGAAAGTGAGGCAGAGAATCGAATCTATGCCGAAGTAAAAAGAAACTGGCACAGCAAAGAAATGAAAATTACGAATATTCTCCTGGAGGGGGATGCAGGGTCGGGAAAAACACAACTTGCAAAGGCACTTTCCGCTGATTTCGGATTACCATATACCAAAATCACTTGCTTTGCAGATATGGATAAATCCGATGTGCTCGGCTCCATTCTGCCTGTTCTATCGGAAGATGGACATAGCGCCCAAGAGGTGTGCTATGAGTTCTATCCCTCCGAAATCGTTAATGCTTACGAAAACGGATGGTTATTGGAGATACAGGAACCCACTGTCATTCGGGACGCTGCCGTTCTAATGGCACTGAACTCCGCGCTGGAACCGGATGGCAGCATCAATCTGCCTAACCGCATTGTTCACCGGCATCCTGATTTCATTGCCATAATTACTACAAATAGAGGATACAATGGCTGCCGGCCGTTGAACGAGGCATTGCGAGACCGAATCCATCACACCGAGAAAATGGACTTGCCCCCTAAGGCCGTTATGATGGAGAGGGCTATTGCCAAAACCGGATATTCTAAAGAAGACATTTTATCCTTGTTGGCAGATATGATTATCACTCTGGATGAAACAGCCAAGGCTAACGCCATTAAAGGTGTGGCAGGTATGCGTTCTTATCTCTTTTGGGTAGATGCCGTGGCAAACGGAGCTTCACTTCGCTCCTCCATGTATTATAAGGTGATTTATAAAATTACGACCGCTCCGGATGAAATCTCCATTTTAGAACAAGCTCTGCTTTCCAAAGGTCTGCTGGAACAACTAGAGCAAATAGAGGCAGCACAATCTCTCGGGCAGAAAAAACAGAGTTCGGATGCGATAGAATTACATTTATCCGAAGATGGGCATTTCTATGGAAATGAAGAAGAAATATCGGAAGATTCCGACGCCCTGCGTTTACGAAAATCAAAGGATAGCGACAGTCACTCCGATCAAATCTCCGACAGCACAATAGAGGAAACAAAAAGCAGCGATAACAACGAAAACGGCACTCCCCTTTATCACGAATTAGATGGGAGAATCCCCACAGAACAGCAAAAACAAGAGTTCCGGAAAAAAATCAATCGAGAAGCACGCGAAAGTATAAAAAACAGCATACATCAGCAGATAAAGCTGATTGTTCACCGCCCCGAAGTAACCGAGGAAAATCGAAAAACTTATCAAAAGCAAGCATCTGCGCTTGCTCCGATCATTCGCGAACTGATTCAGAAGACACGCCCTTTGTTGGAACATGAAACCGCCACCGAATTCTCATCGGGGCAGCTATATGGAACGAACTTCTGTGCCAATCGTATCGCAATGCAGGATTTCCGCTATTTTGCAAGGAAGCGGCCTCCGGAAGATGATCCATCCCTTGCTGTGGCTTTGCGCATAGACGAATCGGCCTCCATGTCGGCTTTCGGGCGGCTGGATGCAGCAAAACAGGCTGCGATCGCCCTCTATGAATTTTGCTATGGCTGTGGTATTCCCGTTATGATTTATGGCGATACTGCCGATCGTTCGCGCATGGAACAAATGTCCCTTTACTCCTATGTGGACTTCAATAGCAATAATCCTGACGATAAGTATTCTTTAGTCAGCATTCAAGGCAGAAGCAACAACCGCGATGGAATGGCAATCAGAATTATTGCAGACCGACTTATGACAGCCCCTGAGAAAACAAAATTATTTATAAGCATTAGCGATGGACAGCCCAAAGCGATGCCGGACTACACAGGCGATTTGGCTGTGACCGATATGAAGAAGACTTTACAAGAATACCGCCGTAAAGATATACACTTTCTAGCCGCTGCCATCGGACAGGACAAGGAAATCATCAGCGATATTTATGGAAAAGAGAATGTATTGGACATCACCGACCTAAAGCAACTTCCGGCCCGATTGATTCAGATTATTGCAAGATATTTATAA